In the Sus scrofa isolate TJ Tabasco breed Duroc chromosome 6, Sscrofa11.1, whole genome shotgun sequence genome, one interval contains:
- the DHX34 gene encoding LOW QUALITY PROTEIN: probable ATP-dependent RNA helicase DHX34 (The sequence of the model RefSeq protein was modified relative to this genomic sequence to represent the inferred CDS: deleted 2 bases in 1 codon): protein MSLPRTREGRGPRDQPPTPSWEEARERWNWHHPEKRRLFEDAFFQAEGYIRRGSEECQKFWSFFERMQRFQSLRATGKQEEEAGRLRHCIPALADLPPTYDPRYRINLSILGPDAQDARGPAGSLPPERVSEFRGALLHYLDFGQKQAFARLARLQRERAALPISQYRDRILQTLKEHQVVVVAGDTGCGKSTQVPQYLLAAGFSHVACTQPRRIACISLAKRVGLESLSQYGSQVGYQIRFESTRSAATKIVFLTVGLLLRHVQREPTLPQYRVLIVDEVHERHLHNDFLLGVLQRLLPRRPDLKVILMSATVNTSLFSAYFGQAPVVQVPGRLFPITVVYQPQEAEPTASTLEKLDPRPFIRVLEAIDSKYPPEERGDLLVFLSGLAEIGAVLEAAQAHARRSGRWVVLPLHSTLSVAAQDKVFDVAPPGVRKCILSTNIAETSVTIDGIRFVVDSGKVKEMSYDPQAKLQRLQEFWISQASAEQRKGRAGRTGPGVCFRLYAESDYDAFAPYPVPEIRRVALDALVLQMKSMSVGDPRTFPFIEPPPAASLETAILYLRDQGALDGSEALTPIGSLLAQLPVDIVIGKMLVLGSVLHLAEPVLTIAAALSVQSPFTRSTRSNPKCAWRALESDHGDPFTLFNVFNNWVQVKSDRSTKSRRWCRREGIEEHRLYEMANLRRQFKELLEDHGLLAGTQAPKPGDSYSRLRQHRERQELYQLKRQHEEGAGRRRKVLRLQEDQDGGSSDEDWGGDTSQGAGDVDIQDVKFKLRHDLEQLQEAASSAQVRTRDQMTLLKLVLARGLYPQFAIPDPFNSSRKDSDQIFHTQAKQGAVLHPTCVFANSPEVLHPQEPEATEGKGSQDNRDPMSSKHQLLAFVSLLETSKPYLVNCVRVPALQSLLLFSRSLDTNGDCSRLVADGWLELQLADGESAVRLLAATLRLRAQWESAMDGQLAQARRRRRRQRLDDNEEEGRPRAAEEVVALSKELLQFMASKVSYSLRRLTGLEVQNLYVGPQTITAAPSLPGLFGSSATSPHPTKGGYAVTDFLTYNCLTSNADLYSDCLRSFWTCPHCELHVPLTPLERIAHENTCPQAPRDAPPGAEEAAPEPLRKVSDLQRPYHCKACQKDFLFTPTDVLRHQRQHV from the exons ATGTCCCTTCCCAGGACAAGGGAGGGCAGGGGTCCCCGAgaccaacccccaactcccagttgGGAAGAGGCCCGGGAAAGATGGAACTGGCATCATCCAGAGAAACGTCGCCTCTTCGAGGATGCCTTCTTCCAGGCTGAGGGTTATATCCGCCGGGGTTCCGAGGAATGCCAGAAGTTCTGGTCCTTCTTTGAACGCATGCAGAGATTCCAGAGCCTCAGGGCTACCgggaagcaggaggaagaggcgGGGCGTCTCAGGCACTGCATCCCGGCACTGGCCGACCTCCCTCCCACTTACGACCCGCGTTACCGCATCAACCTCTCCATCCTCGGCCCCGACGCCCAGGATGCTCGGGGCCCGGCCGGGAGCCTGCCCCCGGAGAGAGTGTCTGAGTTCCGAGGAGCCCTGCTGCACTACCTGGACTTTGGCCAAAAGCAGGCGTTTGCGCGGCTGGCCAGACTGCAGCGTGAGCGCGCCGCACTGCCCATCTCCCAGTACAGGGACCGCATCCTGCAGACGCTAAAGGAGCaccaggtggtggtggtggcaggggaCACGGGCTGCGGCAAGTCCACTCAGGTGCCGCAGTACCTGCTGGCCGCTGGCTTCAGTCACGTGGCGTGCACGCAGCCCCGGCGAATCGCCTGCATCTCCCTGGCCAAGCGCGTCGGCTTGGAGAGTCTCAGCCAGTACGGCTCGCAG GTTGGCTACCAGATCCGGTTTGAGAGCACCCGCTCGGCGGCCACCAAGATCGTGTTCCTGACGGTGGGGCTGCTGCTGAGGCACGTCCAGCGGGAGCCCACCCTGCCTCAGTACCGGGTCCTCATCGTGGACGAAGTGCACGAGCGGCACCTGCACAACGACTTCCTGCTGGGGGTCCTGCAGCGCCTACTGCCCCGGCGGCCCGACCTCAAGGTCATCCTCATGTCCGCCACCGTCAACACCTCGCTCTTCTCTGCCTACTTCGGCCAGGCCCCCGTGGTCCAGGTGCCTGGGAGGCTCTTCCCCATCACG GTCGTGTACCAGCCGCAGGAGGCTGAGCCGACGGCATCCACGTTGGAGAAGCTGGACCCACGGCCCTTCATCCGGGTGCTGGAGGCCATCGACAGCAAGTACCCGCCTGAGGAGCGGGGCGACCTCCTGGTCTTCCTCAGCGGCCTGGCGGAGATCGGCGCCGTGCTCGAGGCCGCCCAGGCCCACGCCCGCCGCTCCGGGCGCTGGGTGGTGCTGCCACTGCACAGCACCCTCTCTGTGGCTGCCCAGGACAAG GTGTTCGATGTGGCCCCCCCTGGAGTCCGGAAATGCATCCTCTCCACCAACATTGCTGAGACCTCGGTCACCATTGACGGGATCCGCTTTGTGGTAGATTCTG GGAAGGTGAAGGAGATGAGCTACGACCCCCAGGCCAAACTGCAGCGGCTGCAGGAGTTCTGGATCAGCCAGGCCAGTGCTGAGCAGCGCAAGGGCCGGGCGGGCCGCACGGGCCCTGGCGTCTGCTTCCGCCTCTACGCCGAATCGGACTACGATGCCTTCGCCCCCTACCCTGTCCCGGAGATTCGGAGGGTGGCCCTGGATGCGTTGGTGCTGCAg ATGAAGAGCATGAGTGTGGGGGACCCCCGGACCTTCCCCTTCATCGAGCCGCCACCAGCAGCCAGCTTGGAAACGGCCATCCTCTACCTCCGGGACCAGGGGGCCCTGGACGGCTCCGAGGCCCTCACTCCCATCGGGTCTCTGCTGGCCCAGCTGCCTGTGGACATCGTGATTG GGAAGATGCTGGTCCTGGGCTCCGTGTTGCACCTGGCGGAGCCCGTGCTCACCATCGCGGCCGCCCTCAGCGTCCAGTCGCCCTTCACCCGCAGCACCCGGAGCAACCCCAAGTGTGCCTGGCGGGCCCTGGAGAGTGACCATGGCGACCCCTTCACGCTCTTCAATGTCTTCAATAACTGGGTGCAG GTGAAGTCTGATCGGAGCACGAAGTCCCGCAGGTGGTGCCGCCGCGAGGGCATCGAGGAGCACCGGCTGTACGAGATGGCCAACCTGCGGCGCCAGTTCAAG GAGCTGTTGGAGGACCACGGGCTGCTGGCCGGGACCCAGGCCCCGAAGCCGGGGGACAGCTACAGTCGGCTGCGGCAGCACCGGGAGCGCCAGGAGCTCTACCAGCTGAAGCGCCAGCACGAGGAGGGGGCCGGGCGCCGGCGCAAGGTCCTGCGGCTCCAGGAGGACCAGGATGGCGGCTCCAGCGACGAGGACTGGGGTGGCGACACCTCCCAGGGGGCCGGCGACGTGGACATCCAG GATGTGAAGTTTAAGCTCCGGCACGACCTGGAGCAGCTGCAGGAGGCCGCCAGCTCAGCCCAGGTCCGGACTCGGGACCAGATGACCCTGCTGAAGCTGGTGCTGGCCCGGGGCCTCTACCCACAGTTTGCCATCCCCGACCCGTTCAACAGCAGCCGCAAGGACTCAGACCAG ATCTTCCACACCCAGGCCAAACAGGGCGCCGTGCTGCACCCCACCTGCGTCTTCGCCAACAGCCCCGAGGTGCTGCACCCGCAGGAGCCGGAGGCCACAGAGGGCAAAGGGAGCCAAG ACAACAGGGACCCGATGAGCAGCAAGCACCAGCTCCTCGCCTTCGTCTCCCTGCTGGAGACCAGCAAGCCCTATCTGGTGAACTGTGTCCGCGTCCCCGCACTTCAG TCCCTTCTGCTGTTCAGCCGGTCCCTGGACACCAACGGTGACTGCTCCCGCCTGGTGGCCGATGGCTGGCTGGAGCTCCAGCTTGCGGATGGCGAGAGTGCTGTCCGCCTCCTGGCAGCTACCCTGCGACTCCGGGCCCAGTGGGAAAGTGCCATGGACGGGCAGCTGGCCCaggcccggcggcggcggcggcggcagcggctgGACGacaatgaggaggag ggccgcCCCAGGGCAGCGGAGGAGGTGGTGGCCCTGAGCAAGGAGCTGCTGCAGTTTATGGCATCCAAG GTTTCCTACAGCCTACGGCGGCTCACAGGACTGGAAGTCCAGAACCTCTATGTGGGCCCCCAGACTATCACAGCTGCCCCCAGTCTCCCCGGCCTCTTTGGCAGCTCTgccacatccccccaccccaccaaaggGGGCTACGCAGTCACTGACTTCCTCACCTACAACTGCCTCACG AGCAACGCGGACTTGTACAGCGACTGCCTGCGCAGCTTCTGGACCTGCCCCCACTGTGAGCTGCACGTGCCTCTGACACCCTTGGAGCGCATCGCACATGAGAACACCTGCCCCCAGGCCCCGCGGGATGCTCCCCCAG GGGCTGAGGAGGCCGCCCCCGAGCCCCTCCGGAAGGTGTCTGACCTGCAGAGGCCCTACCACTGCAAGGCCTGCCAGAAGGACTTTCTGTTCACGCCCACGGATGTCTTGCGCCACCAGAGGCAGCATGTGTGA